A section of the bacterium genome encodes:
- a CDS encoding cytochrome c oxidase subunit 3, translating to MAATETHGDGTTLAQRWAGGRSPWDVSWGKLMMWLFLASDAMTFAGLLVALWAARFSAPMWPNRAEILNIRLAGGMTAILIFSSTTMALSVFMIRRGQRGPAVRFLVATVMAGAVFVCLQAFEWSHLIGDGAGMGGNPWGVPAFSFTFFTITGLHGLHVLGGVVYLWATAVRVAKNLGSAEGLEIAGLYWGFVDLVWVFIWPSIYLL from the coding sequence ATGGCGGCAACCGAGACTCACGGCGACGGCACGACCCTCGCGCAGCGCTGGGCCGGCGGGCGGTCCCCCTGGGACGTCAGCTGGGGCAAGCTGATGATGTGGCTGTTCCTCGCCTCGGACGCGATGACGTTCGCGGGTTTGCTCGTCGCGCTCTGGGCGGCGCGCTTCAGCGCGCCGATGTGGCCGAACCGCGCGGAGATCCTCAACATCCGGCTGGCCGGCGGCATGACCGCGATCTTGATCTTCAGCAGCACGACCATGGCGCTGTCGGTCTTCATGATCCGCCGCGGCCAGCGGGGACCGGCGGTCCGCTTCCTCGTCGCGACGGTCATGGCGGGTGCCGTATTCGTCTGCCTGCAGGCGTTCGAATGGTCGCACCTGATCGGCGACGGCGCCGGCATGGGCGGCAACCCGTGGGGCGTGCCGGCGTTCAGCTTCACGTTCTTTACGATCACCGGCCTGCACGGCCTGCACGTCCTGGGCGGCGTCGTCTACCTGTGGGCCACGGCGGTACGCGTCGCCAAGAACCTCGGGTCGGCGGAGGGCCTGGAGATCGCGGGGCTCTACTGG